From Mastacembelus armatus chromosome 13, fMasArm1.2, whole genome shotgun sequence, one genomic window encodes:
- the LOC113142810 gene encoding extracellular calcium-sensing receptor-like codes for MVCHVREDPENPQFSKDGVIILGGIFSFHSSWKERQDTFRLKPLPLECISLNFREFQCAQAMIFAIEEINNSTDLLPGISLGYKMYDTCGAVARSVRVGLALANGNEAVSAPSEEQCTKPAQVQAIIGEASSSPCMAIATVIGPFYIPVISHFATCACLNDKTKYPSFLRTIPSDYYQSRALAQLVKHFGWTWVGAIRTNDDYGNNGMATFTETAQQLGICLEYSVSFFRTDPPDKIRKIIDIIKASSSKVIVAFLSYLDMDVLIHELSKNNMTGYQWVGSEGWILDSQTAETDRHHILDGAIGLSLPKAHVSGMREFILKVKPLNSSGHEIFTELWETLFSCKFKQSESSTGNERECTGHEDLTGVQNGFTDMSLMPIFNNVYKGVYAVAHALHSILGCNKTCQYKGQLDPLTILQHIKDVHFKTKEGDEVYFNQNGEPPAKYEIINWQPTENGIVDFVTVGLYDASLPADKQLKLQNNSLVWAQNSKQVPVSVCSEKCPPGTRKVLQKGKPVCCYDCIRCAEGEISNTTDSITCVRCQPEFWSNERRDACVKKEAEFLSYEEIMGVLLTAASLFGTCMTVGVAVIFFRHRKSPIVRANNSELSFLLLFSLTLCFLCSLTFIGRPSDWSCMLRHTAFGITFVLCISCVLGKTMVVLMAFRATLPGSNVMKWFGPVQQRLSVLAFTLIQVVICILWLSISPPFPFKNFKQFKDKIILECALGSALGFWAVLGYIGLLAVLCFILAFLARKLPDNFNEAKFITFSMLIFCAVWITFIPAYVSSPGKFSVAVEIFAILASSFGLLICTFIPKCYIILLKPEKNTRQNMMGRGTSKSL; via the exons ATGGTTTGCCATGTGAGAGAGGATCCGGAGAACCCCCAGTTTTCTAAGGATGGGGTTATTATTCTGGGGGGAATCTTTTCTTTCCACAGCAGCTGGAAAGAAAGACAGGATACGTTCAGACTCAAACCACTGCCACTGGAATGCATCAG TTTAAATTTCAGAGAGTTCCAGTGTGCTCAGGCTATGATTTTTGCCATTGAGGAGATTAATAACAGCACAGACCTACTACCTGGCATCTCTTTGGGCTATAAGATGTATGATACATGTGGCGCTGTTGCCAGAAGTGTGAGGGTTGGACTGGCCTTGGCTAATGGTAATGAGGCTGTTTCTGCACCATCTGAGGAACAATGTACTAAACCTGCACAAGTACAGGCCATTATAGGAGAGGCCTCTTCCTCTCCTTGCATGGCCATAGCTACTGTCATTGGACCCTTTTACATCCCAGTG atcaGCCACTTTGCCACCTGTGCTTGTCTGAATGACAAAACCAAGTACCCATCCTTCCTCAGAACAATACCCAGTGACTACTATCAGAGCAGGGCCCTGGCCCAGTTGGTCAAGCACTTTGGGTGGACTTGGGTTGGAGCCATTAGAACTAATGATGATTATGGTAATAATGGCATGGCTACATTCACAGAAACTGCACAGCAGCTGGGCATCTGTCTGGAGTATTCTGTATCCTTCTTTAGAACAGATCCACCAGATAAAATAAGAAAGATAATTGACATTATCAAGGCTTCATCCTCCAAGGTGATTGTAGCTTTTCTCTCATACTTGGATATGGATGTGCTAATACATGAGTTGTCTAAAAACAATATGACTGGATACCAGTGGGTTGGAAGTGAGGGATGGATCCTTGATtcccaaacagcagaaacagacagacatcacattCTGGATGGTGCCATAGGCCTGTCCTTGCCCAAAGCCCATGTCAGTGGCATGAGAGAGTTTATATTAAAGGTGAAGCCACTCAATTCATCTGgtcatgaaatatttactgAGCTCTGGGAGACATTATTTAGCTGTAAGTTTAAGCAATCAGAGTCATCAACAGGAAATGAGAGAGAATGTACTGGACATGAAGATCTGACTGGAGTGCAAAATGGCTTCACTGATATGTCACTGATGCCTATATTTAACAATGTCTATAAAGGAGTTTATGCTGTGGCTCATGCACTTCATAGTATTCTTGGctgtaataaaacatgtcagtacAAGGGGCAGCTAGATCCATTAACG ATTTTACAACACATAAAAGATGTTCATTTCAAAACCAAGGAAGGAGATGAGGTTTACTTTAATCAGAATGGAGAGCCACCGGCAAAGTATGAAATTATAAACTGGCAGCCAACAGAAAATGGCATTGTGGACTTTGTCACAGTTGGTCTTTATGATGCATCTTtacctgcagacaaacagctgaagctgcaAAATAATTCCTTAGTGTGGGCACAGAACTCTAAACAG GTGCCTGTGTCAGTTTGCAGTGAGAAATGTCCCCCAGGAACTCGCAAGGTTCTCCAGAAAGGAAAACCTGTCTGCTGCTATGACTGTATAAgatgtgcagagggagaaataaGCAACACCACAG ACTCTATCACCTGTGTGAGATGTCAACCTGAATTCTGGTCAAATGAGAGAAGAGATGCCTGTGTGAAGAAGGAGGCAGAGTTTCTATCATATGAAGAAATTATGGGAGTGTTGCTCACTGCAGCATCCTTATTTGGGACATGCATGACTGTTGGTGttgcagtcattttctttaGACACAGAAAATCTCCTATTGTCAGGgccaacaactctgagctgagcttcctgctgctcttctccttgACTCTGTGTTTCTTGTGTTCTCTGACCTTCATCGGCCGGCCCTCTGACTGGTCCTGCATGCTGAGACACACAGCATTCGGCATCACCTTCgtcctctgtatctcttgtgttctggggaaaactatggtggtgttaatggccttcagggctacacttccaggtagtaatgtcatgaaatggtttGGGCCTGTACAACAGAGACTCAGTGTCCTGGCCTTCACTCTCATACAGGTTGTTATTTGTATTCTCTGGTTATcaatttctcctccttttccattTAAGAATTTTAAGCAATTCAAGGACAAAATCATCTTAGAGTGTGCCCTGGGCTCAGCTCTAGGCTTTTGGGCTGTACTTGGGTACATAGGTCTGCTGGCTGTCTTATGTTTTATTCTCGCTTTTCTTGCTCGGAAATTGCCTGATAACTTTAATGAGGccaagtttatcaccttcagcatgctgatattctgtgcagtTTGGATCACTTTTATTCCAGCGtatgtcagctctcctgggaagttCAGTGTTGCTGTAGAGATATTTGCTATTCTGGCCTCTAGTTTTGGACTTCTCATTTGTACATTCATTCCAAAATGTTAtattatcttactgaaacctgagAAGAATACAAGACAGAATATGATGGGTAGAGGAACTTCAAAATCATTATGA